In one Alnus glutinosa chromosome 12, dhAlnGlut1.1, whole genome shotgun sequence genomic region, the following are encoded:
- the LOC133851685 gene encoding protein TIC 20-II, chloroplastic: protein MACIPLLRLSATGNLSSRSGLFLEPHVVQPKLIRAAPAKRSRSGSSTITRMSYNPTPATDRLISAVSYTLPFFNSLQYGRFLFLQYPPLGSLFDPLLPLLSLYRSIPYSSFVAFFALYLGVVRNPSFSRYVRFNSMQAVTLDVLLVLPLLLQRVLSPGRSGVGFRVMVWGHNVLFVFSVLCFVYSFVSCVLGRTPYLPFVADAAGRQI, encoded by the coding sequence ATGGCCTGCATCCCTCTCCTCCGCCTCTCAGCCACCGGTAACCTGAGTTCACGGTCGGGCCTCTTCCTTGAGCCGCATGTGGTTCAACCCAAACTCATACGGGCCGCACCAGCGAAGCGGAGCAGGAGCGGGAGCAGCACCATCACCCGCATGTCGTACAACCCAACCCCAGCCACAGATCGGTTAATCTCAGCCGTGTCTTACACCCTCCCCTTCTTCAACTCCCTCCAGTACGGCCGCTTCCTCTTCCTCCAATACCCACCTCTCGGCTCCCTCTTCGACCCTCTTCTCCCTCTCCTCTCCCTCTACAGGTCCATCCCCTACTCCTCCTTCGTTGCCTTCTTTGCCCTCTACCTCGGCGTCGTCAGGAACCCCAGTTTCAGCCGCTACGTCAGGTTCAACTCTATGCAGGCCGTTACTCTAGACGTGCTCCTCGTGCTGCCCTTGTTGCTCCAGCGAGTTCTCAGCCCAGGCCGCTCCGGCGTCGGCTTCAGGGTCATGGTCTGGGGTCACAACGTGCTGTTTGTGTTCAGTGTCTTGTGCTTTGTTTATAGCTTCGTGTCTTGTGTTCTCGGGAGGACCCCGTACCTGCCATTCGTTGCTGATGCTGCTGGTAGGCAGATCTAG